One segment of Syngnathus typhle isolate RoL2023-S1 ecotype Sweden linkage group LG9, RoL_Styp_1.0, whole genome shotgun sequence DNA contains the following:
- the agps gene encoding alkyldihydroxyacetonephosphate synthase, peroxisomal, protein MASDSGSVGDSSDIHRVAQQRLKIIAGHLRAPADSASTIVATECKAQGSEADVAQQEKTTMPRRRQEIMKWNGWGYSDSKFFFNKKGQAEFSGKRYRLSGMVIPGLRDWFESTFGASLQHKTPALPLLNSSAVPAPTLNEAFLDDLKSFGIPFSHDAEDRVFRSHGHCLHEIFALREGKFGRIPDLVVWPDCHNDVVKLVELASKYNVCLIPYGGGTSVSSALECPTDEARCIVSLDTSQMNRILWIDEKNLTAHLEAGIIGQDLERQLNESGYCTGHEPDSMEFSSVGGWVATRASGMKKNIYGNIEDLVVHVKMVTPRGVIEKSCQGPRMSTGPDVHHFIMGSEGTLGVVTEVTMKIRPKPEYQKYGSVVFPNFEKGVACLREVAKQRCAPASIRLMDNEQFKFGHALKPQVSSLFTSFLDGLKKLYITKFKGFDQNRLCVATLLFEGDREKVLQHEKQVYGIAAMFGGLAAGEDNGQRGYMLTFVIAYLRDLGMDYYVIGESFETSVPWDRVLDICRNVKARIIGECKNRGVQFPPLATCRVTQTYDAGACVYFYFAFHYRGLADPVHVYEQVEHAARDEILANGGSLSHHHGVGKLRKEWMRQTVSNVGLGMLQSVKDYVDPANIFGNRNLL, encoded by the exons ATGGCGTCCGACAGCGGCAGCGTTGGAGACAGCTCCGACATCCATCGAGTCGCTCAGCAGAGGTTGAAGATAATTGCAGGGCATTTACGAGCACCGGCGGATAGTGCTTCCACCATTGTAGCCACCGAGTGCAAAGCCCAGGGGAGCGAGGCGGATGTCGCCCAACAGGAGAAGACTACAATGCCGCGAAGGAG GCAGGAGATCATGAAGTGGAATGGTTGGGGCTACAGCGATTCAAAGTTCTTCTTCAATAAGAAAGGCCAAGCAGAATTCAGTGGCAAAAG ATATAGATTAAGTGGTATGGTCATCCCTGGCCTGAGAGACTGGTTTGAAAGCACCTTTGGAGCCAGTCTGCAGCACAAAACTCCAGCATTA ccCCTCCTGAACAGTAGCGCCGTACCAGCTCCCACTCTTAACGAAGCCTTCTTGGACGATTTGAAATCCTTCGGTATTCCCTTCTCTCACGATGCCGAGGACCGCGTATTTCGCAGCCACG GGCATTGCTTACATGAGATCTTTGCCTTGCGAGAAGGGAAATTTGGTCGCATTCCCGATTTGGTGGTGTGGCCTG ACTGCCACAATGATGTCGTCAAACTCGTGGAACTGGCAAGCAAGTACAACGTTTGTTTGATACCATACGGAG GTGGAACAAGTGTCTCCAGTGCTCTCGAGTGTCCCACTGATGAAGCTCGCTGTATTGTTTCTCTGGATACTTCTCAGATG AACCGCATTTTGTGGATCGATGAGAAAAATTTAACTGCCCACCTGGAAGCCGGCATCATCGGTCAGGATTTGGAGCGTCAG CTTAATGAGAGCGGCTACTGCACAGGCCATGAGCCGGACTCCATGGAGTTCAGCTCAGTAGGGGGTTGGGTGGCAACCAGAGCGTCGGGGATGAAGAAGAACATCTATGGCAACATTGAGGACCTG GTTGTCCACGTTAAGATGGTGACTCCACGCGGGGTGATTGAGAAGAGCTGTCAGGGTCCCCGCATGTCTACCGGGCCGGACGTTCATCACTTCATCATGGGATCCGAAG gAACCCTGGGTGTGGTCACGGAGGTGACAATGAAGATTCGACCCAAGCCGGAGTATCAGAAATACGGCTCCGTGGTGTTCCCCAACTTTGAGAAAGGTGTCGCTTGTCTCCGGGAAGTTGCCAAACAG AGGTGTGCTCCTGCATCTATTCGACTAATGGATAATGAGCAATTTAAGTTTG GTCACGCCCTCAAGCCTCAAGTGTCGTCACTTTTCACCTCCTTTCTGGACGGCCTGAAGAAACTGTACATCACCAAG TTCAAAGGCTTTGACCAGAACCGCTTGTGCGTGGCCACCCTTTTGTTCGAGGGCGACCGAGAGAAGGTCCTGCAGCATGAGAAGCAAGTTTATGGCATCGCCGCAATGTTTGG AGGCCTGGCAGCCGGAGAGGACAATGGGCAGAGAGGCTACATGTTGACCTTTGTCATCGCTTACCTCCGG GACTTGGGGATGGACTACTATGTGATTGGCGAGTCATTCGAGACCTCAGTACCCTGGGACAG GGTTTTGGACATCTGCCGGAACGTCAAAGCTCGCATCATAGGCGAGTGTAAAAACAGAGGAGTCCAGTTTCCACCATTGGCCACTTGCAG GGTAACTCAAACGTATGACGCCGGCGCCTGTGTCTACTTTTACTTCGCCTTCCACTACAGGGGCCTTGCTGATCCCGTGCACGTGTATGAACAAGTGGAG CACGCTGCCAGAGACGAGATCCTTGCCAACGGAGGCAGTTTATCGCATCATCATGGAG TGGGGAAACTTCGCAAGGAGTGGATGAGGCAGACTGTCTCCAACGTGGGTCTGGGTATGCTACAGTCCGTCAAGGATTACGTGGACCCCGCTAACATCTTCGGAAACAGGAATCTCCTCTAA